The window TACGAACGCTTAGCCGCATCAGGCAGCTGATCAGACCACACGCTTCAAAGGTGTATTTTTGGTCGCAGGACTGCTTGCAAGCGGGCGTTCCATGCGGCACAAACTGCATCCCATCATTCAACGTTCAAGGAGACAAAGCCATTCGCCGTCCGCACCGTAGTCAAGCCGTTGTCAAAGAAGGCCCTCGCACAAACGACAAAATCCGCGTCCCCACCGTCCAGCTCATAGATGAAAACGGTGACAATCGCGGTGAGACCGATACCAGTGAAGCTCTTGAGATCGCGATGGCCGCTGGTCTCGACCTGGTGGAGATTTCACCGAACGCCCAACCACCGGTCTGCAAGATCATGGATTTTGGGCGCTTCAAATATCAGCAGCAAAAGAAGGCTGCCGAGGCGAAGAAAAAGCAGAAGACCGTTGAGGTCAAAGAAGTGAAGATGCGGCCCAACATCGACATCCATGATTACGATGTGAAAATGCGCAACGCGCGCCGCTTCTTCAACACAGGCGACAAGGTGAAATTCACGTTGCGGTTCCGGGGTCGCGAAATGGCCCACCAAGAGCTGGGCATGAACGTTCTCATGCGCGTGAAGGATGAGACCGAAGACTACGCAAAGGTCGAGGCGCATCCGAAAATGGAAGGCCGTCAGATGATGATGGTTCTTGCGCCCATCCCGCAAATGGTCGGCAAGATCGACGTCAAGGGTGAAG is drawn from Pseudomonadota bacterium and contains these coding sequences:
- the infC gene encoding translation initiation factor IF-3 — translated: MRRPHRSQAVVKEGPRTNDKIRVPTVQLIDENGDNRGETDTSEALEIAMAAGLDLVEISPNAQPPVCKIMDFGRFKYQQQKKAAEAKKKQKTVEVKEVKMRPNIDIHDYDVKMRNARRFFNTGDKVKFTLRFRGREMAHQELGMNVLMRVKDETEDYAKVEAHPKMEGRQMMMVLAPIPQMVGKIDVKGEVEPENDGPEHDED